A single region of the Idiomarinaceae bacterium HL-53 genome encodes:
- a CDS encoding Exodeoxyribonuclease I subunit C, translated as MSEITFYWHDYEAGGVNPRVDRPMQFAGIRTNAALDTVGEPLNIFCQLPADYLPHPEACLITGITPQQCQRDGYLETEFAGKIAYELAQPNTVAVGYNNLRYDDEMTRFLFYRNFIDPYAHTWANQNSRWDLLELVRACFALRPEGIIWPHHDDGRVSLKLEDLAKANALDNGQAHDALVDVYATIALAKLIKNKQPKLFDYTFNHRKKATLLPLVNESILNGKPLVHVSGFYGATDSYCKLVLPFAFHPTQPNTVLAWRLDKDPTPWLNSSIDTILEALYARDSSQNERPGLIKIALNQCPFLAPSPVLSTERASKLGIDLFACQRFATIVQSQPDFRQKLTDVFQSTPELTPAEDVDQALYNDFFNPQSQSHMQMIRNLPPEQLAAKDFEFSDLRFSTLLFRYRARNYPATLSMVEQQRWLTHCRERIQFGGNGYLSADEFMLALNNAAEREQDNPKNTRILKDLYIWIQNL; from the coding sequence ATGAGCGAAATTACTTTTTATTGGCACGATTACGAAGCAGGCGGCGTCAACCCGCGAGTGGATCGCCCGATGCAATTTGCGGGCATTCGTACGAACGCGGCATTAGACACTGTCGGTGAGCCGCTGAATATATTCTGTCAGCTGCCAGCAGACTACTTACCACATCCCGAAGCTTGTTTAATTACCGGAATTACGCCGCAACAATGCCAGCGCGATGGCTACCTCGAGACCGAGTTCGCTGGGAAAATTGCATACGAGTTAGCGCAGCCCAACACCGTCGCGGTCGGCTACAACAACTTACGCTACGACGATGAGATGACACGGTTTTTGTTTTACCGTAATTTTATTGATCCTTACGCTCACACATGGGCAAACCAAAACTCACGTTGGGATTTACTAGAATTAGTCCGAGCATGCTTTGCTTTGCGCCCAGAAGGCATTATTTGGCCCCATCATGACGATGGCCGTGTGAGCTTAAAGCTGGAAGATCTTGCCAAAGCAAATGCGCTTGATAACGGCCAGGCACATGATGCGCTCGTCGATGTTTACGCAACAATCGCGTTGGCAAAATTAATCAAGAATAAGCAGCCGAAATTATTCGACTATACGTTTAATCATCGAAAAAAAGCCACTCTGCTTCCTTTAGTAAATGAGAGTATTTTAAACGGAAAACCGTTAGTGCATGTGAGTGGCTTTTATGGGGCAACCGACAGCTATTGTAAACTGGTACTCCCCTTTGCATTTCATCCAACACAGCCCAATACGGTGCTTGCGTGGCGTCTAGATAAAGATCCTACACCTTGGTTGAATAGTTCTATTGATACCATCTTAGAAGCTCTATACGCACGTGACTCATCACAAAACGAACGTCCGGGCCTCATTAAGATTGCCCTAAATCAATGCCCTTTCCTAGCGCCAAGCCCAGTCTTAAGCACAGAAAGAGCGAGCAAGCTCGGCATTGATCTCTTCGCCTGTCAGAGGTTTGCAACTATTGTTCAGTCGCAGCCTGATTTTCGTCAAAAGCTCACAGACGTATTTCAATCAACTCCGGAACTCACACCAGCCGAGGATGTTGATCAGGCGCTGTACAACGATTTCTTCAATCCCCAGTCGCAATCACACATGCAAATGATCAGAAATTTGCCACCTGAGCAACTCGCGGCTAAAGACTTTGAGTTTTCGGACTTGCGCTTCTCGACGCTTTTGTTTCGTTATCGGGCGAGAAATTACCCTGCTACCCTCTCAATGGTAGAGCAGCAAAGGTGGCTGACGCATTGTCGAGAGCGCATACAATTTGGCGGCAACGGATACCTCAGCGCAGATGAATTTATGTTGGCCCTCAACAATGCGGCTGAACGCGAGCAAGACAACCCTAAAAACACACGTATTTTGAAAGACTTGTATATCTGGATACAAAACCTCTAG